In a single window of the Microcoleus sp. FACHB-831 genome:
- a CDS encoding polysaccharide pyruvyl transferase family protein has translation MTKVGILTYHCTTNFGATLQAYALSQVVKGQGYDVEFIDYRPTQLMALFRKNLYFSGKLLFHRNFIANAVRAKKMREFLLSQMELSEKTYTNREELKTGNHQYDVVICGSDEIWNIQSPFTGFDPSYFFDFISPSNTRKVSYAASFGSTDSLGNYKEAVCQLLQQFHAIAVRDSNSVKLVSHCNLNATKVLDPTLLGDYSKIIKIPKVDKKYILVYGGLTKEESNYVKTVAANEGLEIISVGEPWKYAPKANYVGAGPGEWLGYFYGASYVFTNFFHGSIFSIIYKKPFTVFSRSDKSIKVVDLLTELGIPERIVTADMLPKLDKKLNTNLNLDYTKLQEKIEASKDYLYKALSSQK, from the coding sequence ATGACGAAGGTAGGAATACTAACTTATCACTGTACAACTAACTTTGGTGCCACGCTCCAAGCTTATGCTTTGTCTCAAGTAGTTAAGGGGCAGGGATATGATGTTGAATTTATTGATTATCGTCCTACTCAGTTGATGGCGTTGTTTAGAAAAAATCTTTATTTTAGTGGAAAATTATTATTTCATAGAAATTTTATAGCGAACGCTGTAAGGGCTAAAAAGATGAGAGAGTTTTTGCTTTCTCAAATGGAGTTGAGTGAAAAAACATATACAAATAGAGAAGAATTAAAAACCGGGAATCATCAATATGATGTAGTGATATGCGGAAGTGATGAAATATGGAATATTCAATCGCCATTTACAGGATTTGATCCATCTTATTTCTTTGATTTTATTTCACCTAGCAATACTCGCAAAGTGAGCTATGCAGCTAGTTTTGGCTCTACAGATAGCTTAGGAAATTATAAAGAAGCAGTATGTCAGCTACTGCAACAATTTCACGCGATCGCAGTCAGAGATAGCAATAGCGTAAAACTTGTTAGCCACTGCAATCTAAACGCTACCAAAGTTCTAGATCCAACTTTACTGGGCGATTACAGCAAAATCATTAAAATTCCCAAAGTAGACAAAAAATATATTCTAGTATATGGAGGTCTAACTAAAGAAGAAAGCAATTATGTGAAAACAGTAGCCGCGAATGAAGGCTTAGAAATTATTTCGGTTGGAGAACCTTGGAAGTATGCACCAAAAGCAAACTATGTGGGAGCGGGTCCAGGAGAATGGCTTGGCTACTTTTACGGTGCATCATATGTTTTTACAAACTTTTTCCACGGCTCTATATTCTCAATTATTTATAAAAAACCTTTTACGGTTTTTAGTAGAAGCGATAAATCGATCAAGGTGGTCGATTTATTAACCGAGTTGGGAATACCGGAGCGAATAGTAACAGCAGATATGCTTCCCAAACTTGATAAAAAATTAAATACCAACCTCAATTTGGACTATACAAAGCTGCAAGAGAAGATAGAAGCTTCTAAAGACTATCTCTATAAAGCTCTGTCTAG